Within the Nitratireductor basaltis genome, the region AGTGCACACGGTGCTCTTTTGGGCCGGCAATGCGGTATTGACCCCGCTCATCCTTCTCGCCTCCCTTTTCCTGTCGAACAAGCGCACGCTGCATGACCTGCTTCTGGGTACGGTCGTTGTTCGCGAATATTGACGAGGGTCCAAAAAACGGGCCGATCAGGCAAAATTCTTCCCCGGTCCTGAGTGCGGAAAAACAAATGAATGTTTGCCCGGCAAGACGCAGACGATATTGTCCGGGTTCGAGGTAGCGGGCAGCCGCCATAATCAAACGAGGGGACAAGGCGGGAAATGGGCGACCTCCATCTCTGGATGACCTATGGGATCATCCTGATCAGCGTCGTTGCCTATGTCAGCGAGCGCTTTGCGCTTGAGCAGGTTGCACTTGCCACCCTCTCGGCATTCCTGCTGCTTTTTGCGGCCTTCCCCTATGAGACGCCGGCTGGCGATATGCTCAAGCCGGAAGAGCTTCTGTCGGGATTTGCCAATCCGGCGCTCGCAACCGTCCTCGCCCTGCTGATCGTCGGCCAGGGACTTTTCGCGACAGATGCCATGGATCGGCCAGCGCGCATGATGGCGCGGGCGGGCGGGCGGTCAGCCAATCGCGCCGTCATCATCACGCTTCTTACCGCGGCGACGCTTAGCGCAATATTGAACAACACACCGGTGGTGGTGATCTTCATCCCTGTCATCACCGTCATGGCGGCCAAGCATGGCTTCACCGCCTCCAAGGCGCTGATGCCGCTTTCGTTCCTGACCATTCTTGGCGGGATGACCACCCTGATCGGCTCGTCGACCAACCTTCTGGTTGCCGGTGTGGTCGAGCGCTATGGCCTTCAGGTCGGGTTTTTCGAGATCACCCTGCCGGGCCTCATGCTCGCCGCTGTCGGTGCGATCTATGTCCTGGGCATCATGCCCAAGATCCTGGGTCGCGAAAGCAACGATCTCACCTTCCGGCAATCCATTTCCGGTACCCAGTTCATCGGTGAGCTGCGCCTTGGGCCGAACCATCCGTTCCTGGGCATCGAATCGCGCGCCGGGCTGTTTCCCGGCCTCGGCGACCTGACACCGCGTCTCATCATCCGTCGCGGCATGAGCTTTTACCCGCCTTTCGAGAATGTCACGCTCTCGCAGGGTGACCGGCTGGTGGTGACCGCGACCCGGCGCGCCTTCATGAAAGCGCTCTCGATCGGCGGCCCCACCCTCGTTTCAAGTGAGGACGCCGACCGCTTCGCCCATACCGGTGACCCCGCCCAGCCGCTGGGTCCCGATTATCATGTGGCGGAAGCGGTCATCGCGCCCGGTTCGCGCCATGCGGGACGGACGATCCGCAATGCGGGCATTGATACGACACATGGCATCCACCTGCTCGGGGTGCAGCGCAAAAGCCGCATGGGCCGCACCTCCATGTCCGATATCCGCCTGGAACCAGGCGACACCATCCTGATCGGTGGGACGGACCGCGCATTCGAGGAGTTGCGCGAAAGCCATGACCTACTCGTGCTCGAATGGTCTGCCGAGGCCGTTCCCCAGAGGCGCAAGGCAGGCATTGCCATCGCCATATTTGCAGCCATAGTCCTGACCGCGGCATTCGAGCTTCTTCCAATCGTGGTGACGTCGATCGCAGGTGCTTTCACCATGATCCTCGCGGGCTGCCTGACATTGCAGCAGGCGGGGCGCGCCTTTGATCGCCAGATATTCCTGCTTGTCGGTTCGTCGATTGCGGCAGCAACAGCGCTGGAGCGAACAGGCGGCGCACAGCTTATCGCAGACACGGCGGTCAATCTGATGCACGGGCAGTCTCCTGCCGTCTTCGCATCAGGCTACTTCCTCGTGGTGGCGGTGATGACCAATTTCCTGTCAAACAATGCCACGGCAGTGCTGTTCACGCCGATCGGCCTTGGCATCGCGCAGGCGATCGGCGCGCCGGTCGAACTCTTCGTGGCTGCGACCATCTTTGCGGCGAATGCTTCCTTCGCGACGCCCATCGGCTACCAGACCAATCTGCTGGTGATGGGGCCCGGTCACTACACTTTCAGGGATTTCATTAAGGCGGGTGCACCACTTGTTGTGATAATGTGGTTGACCTTTTCATTGCTCGGCCCATGGTATTATGGGCTCTGGTAAAGAAGACACAGCCTGGAAATGACGCAGCAACCGAAACATTCTCCGCAGTTTTTCCTCACGGCAGCTTCGCCCTGCCCCTATCTGCCCGGAGAATATGAGCGCAAGGTTTTCACCCATCTGGTGGGTGACAAGGCGCCGGAGCTGAACGATCTTCTTACCCAGGGCGGTTTCCGTCGCTCCCAGAACATCGCCTACCGTCCCGCATGCGAGACATGTCGCGCATGTGTGTCGGTGCGCATTCTTGCTCAGGAATTCGAGCCGACCCGAAACATGAAGCGCATATTGAAGCGCAATGCGGATCTGATCGGCACGGCCAACACGGCGGAGCCAAGCTCGGAGCAGTATTCGCTGTTTCGCACCTATCTGGATGCCCGCCACAGCCGTGGCGGCATGTCCGACATGACGGTGCTCGATTATGCGATGATGATCGAGGACACCCATGTCTCCACCGAGGTGATCGAGTATCGCAGGCGCGGTCCGGATTCCTTCGTCACCGGCAAGGGTGAAGGCGAACTGATGGCCGTCGCACTGACCGACCGCATGGCCGACGGATTGTCGATGGTCTACTCGTTCTACAATCCACAGCTTCACGATCGGTCGCTGGGCACTTTCATGATCCTGGATCATATCCGCCGCGCCCGCTCGGCCGGACTGCCCCATGTCTATCTGGGATATTGGGTCAACGGATCGCAGAAGATGGAATATAAGGTCCGCTTCAAGCCGCAGGAGCATCTTGGCCCAACCGGATGGGACCGGGTCGACTGATCACTGCTGGCTGATCACAAGGAACATAGCGAACAAACCCATAGGTGCGCAGTGGCCCCGAGCGATGACAATCACACCAAGGGCCTGCTGTTGACCGCTTTTGGCGGTCTGGTGCTCACGATCGACATTCCGCTCATCCGGCTGGCTGATGGCGACCATTGGCCAATTCTCATGGTGCGCAGCGCGATTACCTTCTCTGTTTCGCTGATCGTCTGGCTCGTGTGGCGAAGTTTCTCGTCGAAAGCACCTGCATTCGTTCCAGGTCGGACCGGCCTGCTGGTGGCCGCTCTTTACGGGCTCAGCGCCGTGACCTTCATGGGAGCGGTGTTCTACACAACGACGGCCAATCTCGTGTTCATTCTTGCGCTGAATTCGATGTTCGCCGCGCTGTTCTCATGGCTGTTCCTTAAGGAGCGCCCCGCCCCGGCGACGCTCGTCGCAATGGTCTTCATGCTGGCAGGCGTGCTCATCATTGTCGGCGACAGTATCGGTACGGGCAATCTTGCGGGCGATCTCATGGCTCTGGCATCTGCGATCATGATCGCGGCGGCCATCACCATAACCCGACACAGCGGCAAGGATATGGGTTTCACTGCACTTGCCGCAATTCTGCTGCCGTTTCTGGTGGGCGCCTTCATGACATCGAAGGTCGGCTACAGGATCGACGATCCCCTTTGGATCATCATCAATGGCGCGATCATTATGCCGATCGCGTTTTTCTGTCTTGCCAATGGTCCGAAATATCTGTCCGGGCCGGAAGTCGCGATGTTCTACCTTCTTGAAACCGTCCTCGCGCCGATCTGGGTGTGGATGATCTTCAGTGAGATTCCATCAACGCAAAGCCTGGTCGGCGGGACGATCCTGATCGTCACGCTCATCGCTCACTCTCTTTGGCAATTGCACCAGGGACGGCGCAGACGACAGGCTGCACGGGCGTTGCGACACCCGATCTAGATGGTTCGCGAACTGATTCACTGTCCGGTTACAAGTCACTGATTTCATATAAATTTCGGCAACAAGTTTCCTCGCGTGAACTCTCCATTAAAGTTTTACCCCGATGCTGCCGGACAGTTTGGGGGGTATCCGATCATGGATGCGATGACTATTGCGACGGGATTTTTGCGCAGCCTGGGACTGGCTGCCCTGGTGGGGATGTCGTTCGGCGCCTTGCTGCGGCTTGAGTTGCGGGGGGTGAAGCTGGGACTTGCCAGCGGTGCCCTGTTCGGATTTGCAGCAGTGGCAGCGATGGCAGATCCAATACGTTTCCAGGAAGGCGTTATATTTGATGCCCGAACGGTGCTCATCGTCCTGTCCGCCCCCATGGGCGGTCCGATCGCAACTGTGGTCGGGACGGCGTTGGCGGCCGCCTATCGGGCCTGGCTTGGCGGAGTGGGTGCAACAGCTGGTGTTTCAGGCCTGGTACTCGCGGGTCTGGTAAGCCTTATCTATTACTGGCGCTGGCGCACTGCGCGAATGATCCGCGAGTTCGGCATTCTTGGTTTTGCCGGTGGCGTGACGATATTCACGATTTTCCTCATGCCGCGCCCGCAGGCCATGGCGGCTTTCGAGACCATGGCGTTCCCATACATCCTCACCACAACGCTTGGGACTATACTCGTGGGCATCTTCCTGACGGCGGAAAAGCGTCGCCACGATTTCGCCCGCGCGTTGAAACATGCCTCGGAAACGGATGCACTGACCAAGGTCTTCAACCGGCGCAAGCTCGACCGGCTTGCCAACAAGCTGGAAAACAGGGCTGCGATGCAGCAGGACTACGCGGTAATCATGTTCGACATCGACCACTTCAAGCGGGTCAATGACACCTATGGTCATGCTGCAGGGGACGCGGTTCTGACACGCGTGGCAGAGATCGTCTCCGCACGCACGCGCAACATGGATCAGGTCGTGCGCTATGGCGGCGAAGAGATCGCGGTCATCCTGCCCGACACGAACGAGAAGGGCGCCGCAACCGTGGCCCAGCAGATCCTGAAGACCATCGCGGGCACGAAGGTCGATTGGGATGGTGCGGATATCGCGGTAACTGTCAGCGCAGGCGTTGCAGCCTCCAGCAGTCACGGGCCAGGTCTCGTGGACGTCGTTGCCGCAGCCGATCAGGCGATGTACGCCGCAAAGCGCGACGGCCGCAATCGGGTGCAGACGGCTACGACCATGCGTCGGTTGGAAGTGGGAGCAACACCCGGTCTGCAGGCAACGGCAGCCGAAACCGAAAAAGCGAGCTGAGAACAAAAAAACGGGAGCTCAAGTGGCTCCCGTTTTTCGTCCAACCTCGATTTTTCAGCTGGCGAACTTGCCAGTCCGCGGGAACCCCTTGGGTGCCAGGCGCCCTGCCCCGGCACGATTGCCGATCCATTCAAGAAGTTCTTCGCGCTTGCGGTTGAAGGTGCGGTCGGCGGAATCCTGCCAGGTCAGCCCTTCTTCCATCGTGAAGGTCTTGAGGTCGGAAATGCCGCCATCCTTGTAGCGCTGCAGGCGTACGCCCTTGCCGCGGGTCATTTCCGGGATCTCGGACAGTGCGAAGACCAGAAGCTTGCGGTTCTCGCCAACAATGGCAACGTGATCGCCCGACACGGGCACGCAAAGCTTTGCCTCGTCCGGAGACTTTACATTCATGACCTGCTTGCCCTTGCGGGTATTGGCCACGATGTCCTTTTCAGCCACCACAAAACCGTTTCCGCCGTGGGAAGCGAGCAGAAGCTTGCGCTCGGCCTCATAGGGGAAAGCCGTCACGATGGCCTGGTCGTTTTCCATATCGACCATGAGGCGCACAGGCTCACCATGGCCGCGGCCACCGGGAAGCCTGTCGGCACCGACGGTGTAGAACTTGCCGCCGGTGGTGAACATCAGGATCTTGTCGGTGGTCTGTGCGTGGAAGGCGAGCTTCAGACTGTCTCCTTCCTTGAAGGAGAGCGTTGAGAAGTCAGCCAGATGGCCCTTCAGGGCGCGCATCCATCCCTTTTCCGAAAGTACCACGGTGATCGGCTCGCGCTCGATCAGGGCAACAGCCACGTCTTCCAGATCGTGCTCGGGAGCATCCGCAAAGGTGGTTCGGCGCTTGCCCAGAGCCATATTCTTTTCCGGGTCATAGGTCTGGCGCACCTTGGCCACTTCCCAGCGCACGGTCTTCCATTGCTTTTCGGTCGAAGCAAGCAGGGCTTCGATTCCCGTCTTTTCTTCCGAAAGCGCGTCATGCTCCTTGCGGATCTCGAATTCCTCGAGTTTGCGCAACGCACGCAGGCGCATGTTCAGGATGGCTTCGGCCTGGGTGTCGGTGAGATCGAAGCGGGCGATCATCACCTTTTTCGGCTCATCCTCCTCGCGGATGATACGGATGACCTCGTCAATATTCAGATAGGCGATGAGGTAGCCGGCCAGCACTTCAAGGCGGCGCTCTATCTCGGCGAGGCGATGGCGCGAACGGCGCAGCAGAACTTCGCGGCGGTGATCAAGCCACTCGCGCAGAACCTGCTTCAGCGACAGGACGCCCGGCACCTTGCCGCGCGAAAGCACATTCATGTTGAGCGGGAAGCGGGTCTCCAGATCGGTCAGCTTGAAAACCGACTCCATCAGAAGCTCCGGTTCGACCGCCCTGCTCTTCGGCACGAGGATCAGGCGAATGTCTTCCGCACTTTCGTCGCGCACGTCATCCACCAGCGGCAGCTTGCGCGCGATGATCAGCTCCGCGATCTTCTCGATCAGGCGGGACTTCTGGACACCGTAGGGAATCTCGGTGATCACGGCCTGCCATTGGCCACGGCCCTGATCTTCCTTCTCCCAGCGCGCGCGAACGCGGAAACCGCCACGACCCGTCTCATAGGCCTCGCGCATGGAGGCACGGTCTTCAACAATCACGCCGCCTGTCGGGAAATCCGGCCCCTTCACATGCTTGAGCAAACCATCGAGATCAAGCTCGGGATCATCGATCAAGGCAAGAGCTGCATCGCAGATCTCGGCGGCATTGTGTGGCGGTATGGAGGTCGCCATGCCGACGGCGATGCCGGAGGAACCGTTGCAAAGCAGGTTCGGGAACGCGCCGGGAAGAACCGTGGGCTCTTCCGTCTCCTCATTGTAGGTCAGGCGGAAATCGACGGCGTCTTCGGTGATGCCTTCAAGAATGCCCGTGGCGGCCTCGGTCATGCGCGCTTCGGTGTAACGCATGGCCGCGGCACTATCGCCGTCGATATTGCCGAAATTGCCCTGCCCGTCGACCAGCGGGTAGCGCATGGCGAATGGCTGGGCCAGGCGCACGAGCGCGTCGTATATCGAGCTGTCACCATGGGGGTGGAACTTGCCCATGACATCGCCGACGATGCTGGCACATTTGGAGAAACGCTGCCCCGGCTCAAGCCGCTGCATGCGCATCGTGTAAACGATGCGCCGATGCACGGGCTTCAGGCCATCACGCACATCGGGGAGTGCCCGGTGCATGATGGTCGAGAGTGCATAGGCCAGGTAGCGCTCTTCAAGCGCCTTTTTCATGTCCACCGGTTCGGAGGACGCTCCGTCTCCGCCGCCGGGCGGTTGCAAATCTTTTCCCATGGATTCGGGTTAACGAAGCAAGCAACACAAGGCAATAGCGGCCTTGCGCTCATCCACTGATCTGGCCCTTATCGGGTCACTTGAGCCAGAAAACGCTCGATCGTGACTGTTGCGGGGTCGCCTGGCTGGCCCAGTTTGCGCGCAATGGAGCCGTGGGTGTAACGGCCGCCGTCAAAAACCGCGACACTCGTCCCTCTGGCGCGAAGAACATTCGCGTAGCCATTGGTCAGCGCACGGCGGCGAGCCCCGTTCGAGCCGGAATGCAAGAAGAGATGCGGTGCATAGCCGGAGCCCTGCCTTGCGTAGGTGACCGGCGACCAACGCACCCAGTTCTGCGGATTGGAGCCGAACGCATCGAGATAGGGATAGCCGAGCGAGCCGCGCATGCCGGCATAGGCAACCATGTCATAGGCCTGGACATCGTTTGGAATGACGCCCCGGATATTGCCGCAGAGCTTGCGCGCCTCGCACAGCGCGACCAGATGGGCGCCCGCCGAGTGCCCCATGAGGACAATGCGGTTCGGATCGCCGCCATAGCGACGGGCATTGCGGCGAAGCCACTTCACCGATTGCGCCAGATCCTGCACCTGTCCTTCAACGGTCGTGGCAGGCACCTTGCGGTAGTCGATGGCGACGAGCACATAACCCTTGGCGTTGAGCCATTGAGGCAGCGAGTAGACCTTCTTGCGGTTTCCCTTCACCCAGCCACCGCCGTGCACATAGACAACAATGGGTCTGTCGCGACCGCCTGCCAGCGAGAAGAGATTGAGCGCCGAGGCGCGCTTGACCTGTGGTGTGTGAATGTCCAGCGCCAGCCCCCGCGTATAGGCCACACCGTCGTGGAGCTGACCTGCAT harbors:
- a CDS encoding SLC13 family permease codes for the protein MGDLHLWMTYGIILISVVAYVSERFALEQVALATLSAFLLLFAAFPYETPAGDMLKPEELLSGFANPALATVLALLIVGQGLFATDAMDRPARMMARAGGRSANRAVIITLLTAATLSAILNNTPVVVIFIPVITVMAAKHGFTASKALMPLSFLTILGGMTTLIGSSTNLLVAGVVERYGLQVGFFEITLPGLMLAAVGAIYVLGIMPKILGRESNDLTFRQSISGTQFIGELRLGPNHPFLGIESRAGLFPGLGDLTPRLIIRRGMSFYPPFENVTLSQGDRLVVTATRRAFMKALSIGGPTLVSSEDADRFAHTGDPAQPLGPDYHVAEAVIAPGSRHAGRTIRNAGIDTTHGIHLLGVQRKSRMGRTSMSDIRLEPGDTILIGGTDRAFEELRESHDLLVLEWSAEAVPQRRKAGIAIAIFAAIVLTAAFELLPIVVTSIAGAFTMILAGCLTLQQAGRAFDRQIFLLVGSSIAAATALERTGGAQLIADTAVNLMHGQSPAVFASGYFLVVAVMTNFLSNNATAVLFTPIGLGIAQAIGAPVELFVAATIFAANASFATPIGYQTNLLVMGPGHYTFRDFIKAGAPLVVIMWLTFSLLGPWYYGLW
- a CDS encoding arginyltransferase, with the translated sequence MTQQPKHSPQFFLTAASPCPYLPGEYERKVFTHLVGDKAPELNDLLTQGGFRRSQNIAYRPACETCRACVSVRILAQEFEPTRNMKRILKRNADLIGTANTAEPSSEQYSLFRTYLDARHSRGGMSDMTVLDYAMMIEDTHVSTEVIEYRRRGPDSFVTGKGEGELMAVALTDRMADGLSMVYSFYNPQLHDRSLGTFMILDHIRRARSAGLPHVYLGYWVNGSQKMEYKVRFKPQEHLGPTGWDRVD
- a CDS encoding DMT family transporter encodes the protein MAPSDDNHTKGLLLTAFGGLVLTIDIPLIRLADGDHWPILMVRSAITFSVSLIVWLVWRSFSSKAPAFVPGRTGLLVAALYGLSAVTFMGAVFYTTTANLVFILALNSMFAALFSWLFLKERPAPATLVAMVFMLAGVLIIVGDSIGTGNLAGDLMALASAIMIAAAITITRHSGKDMGFTALAAILLPFLVGAFMTSKVGYRIDDPLWIIINGAIIMPIAFFCLANGPKYLSGPEVAMFYLLETVLAPIWVWMIFSEIPSTQSLVGGTILIVTLIAHSLWQLHQGRRRRQAARALRHPI
- a CDS encoding GGDEF domain-containing protein, with product MDAMTIATGFLRSLGLAALVGMSFGALLRLELRGVKLGLASGALFGFAAVAAMADPIRFQEGVIFDARTVLIVLSAPMGGPIATVVGTALAAAYRAWLGGVGATAGVSGLVLAGLVSLIYYWRWRTARMIREFGILGFAGGVTIFTIFLMPRPQAMAAFETMAFPYILTTTLGTILVGIFLTAEKRRHDFARALKHASETDALTKVFNRRKLDRLANKLENRAAMQQDYAVIMFDIDHFKRVNDTYGHAAGDAVLTRVAEIVSARTRNMDQVVRYGGEEIAVILPDTNEKGAATVAQQILKTIAGTKVDWDGADIAVTVSAGVAASSSHGPGLVDVVAAADQAMYAAKRDGRNRVQTATTMRRLEVGATPGLQATAAETEKAS
- the parC gene encoding DNA topoisomerase IV subunit A; translation: MGKDLQPPGGGDGASSEPVDMKKALEERYLAYALSTIMHRALPDVRDGLKPVHRRIVYTMRMQRLEPGQRFSKCASIVGDVMGKFHPHGDSSIYDALVRLAQPFAMRYPLVDGQGNFGNIDGDSAAAMRYTEARMTEAATGILEGITEDAVDFRLTYNEETEEPTVLPGAFPNLLCNGSSGIAVGMATSIPPHNAAEICDAALALIDDPELDLDGLLKHVKGPDFPTGGVIVEDRASMREAYETGRGGFRVRARWEKEDQGRGQWQAVITEIPYGVQKSRLIEKIAELIIARKLPLVDDVRDESAEDIRLILVPKSRAVEPELLMESVFKLTDLETRFPLNMNVLSRGKVPGVLSLKQVLREWLDHRREVLLRRSRHRLAEIERRLEVLAGYLIAYLNIDEVIRIIREEDEPKKVMIARFDLTDTQAEAILNMRLRALRKLEEFEIRKEHDALSEEKTGIEALLASTEKQWKTVRWEVAKVRQTYDPEKNMALGKRRTTFADAPEHDLEDVAVALIEREPITVVLSEKGWMRALKGHLADFSTLSFKEGDSLKLAFHAQTTDKILMFTTGGKFYTVGADRLPGGRGHGEPVRLMVDMENDQAIVTAFPYEAERKLLLASHGGNGFVVAEKDIVANTRKGKQVMNVKSPDEAKLCVPVSGDHVAIVGENRKLLVFALSEIPEMTRGKGVRLQRYKDGGISDLKTFTMEEGLTWQDSADRTFNRKREELLEWIGNRAGAGRLAPKGFPRTGKFAS
- a CDS encoding alpha/beta hydrolase translates to MLRPLKLAIFLLITSLTFAHAGQLHDGVAYTRGLALDIHTPQVKRASALNLFSLAGGRDRPIVVYVHGGGWVKGNRKKVYSLPQWLNAKGYVLVAIDYRKVPATTVEGQVQDLAQSVKWLRRNARRYGGDPNRIVLMGHSAGAHLVALCEARKLCGNIRGVIPNDVQAYDMVAYAGMRGSLGYPYLDAFGSNPQNWVRWSPVTYARQGSGYAPHLFLHSGSNGARRRALTNGYANVLRARGTSVAVFDGGRYTHGSIARKLGQPGDPATVTIERFLAQVTR